The Clarias gariepinus isolate MV-2021 ecotype Netherlands chromosome 7, CGAR_prim_01v2, whole genome shotgun sequence genome includes a window with the following:
- the ulk3 gene encoding serine/threonine-protein kinase ULK3 — translation MASSFAPPRLVDFLLTEKLGSGTYATVYKAYRKTDSREAVAVKVVSKKSLNKSSMENLLTEIEILKTVRHPHIVQLKDFQWDNENIYLILEWCSGGDLSRFIRSRRILPERVARLFLQQIACALKFLHEKNISHLDLKPQNILLSGNVLKLADFGFAQYMSPWDEQSSLRGSPLYMAPEIVCRRQYDARVDLWSVGVILFETLFGRAPFASRSYAELEDKIRSDKPIELPAGARVSRDCRDLLLRLLERDPDSRISFDEFFLHPFVDLEHMPSAESLDKAKELVLRAVQKDQEGEKAAALSFYCNALEHFVPAIHYETDRQRKEALRQKVNQYVSRAEELKALVASDNKASFENAQSARNILREMSRDHPRLLAALDLAATAVAKEARGIEDYETLDVYQQSLGELLLALAAEPQGRRRELLHGEIKSLMSRAEYLKKQIQIRETQTDVSLDKDVVAESVRTSCCLQ, via the exons ATGGCCTCGAGCTTTGCCCCTCCGAGGCTCGTGGACTTTCTGCTCACTGAGAAGCTCGGCAGTGGCACATACGCCACGGTTTACAAAGCCTACAGGAAG ACGGATAGCAGAGAAGCCGTGGCCGTGAAGGTCGTGAGTAAGAAGAGCCTGAACAAGTCGTCAATGGAGAACCTGCTGACGGAGATCGAGATCCTGAAAACCGTGCGCCACCCACATATCGTTCAGCTTAAGGACTTCCAG tGGGACAATGAGAATATCTACCTCATTCTGGAGTGGTGCTCCGGCGGAGACCTGTCTCGCTTCATCCGGAGCCGGCGGATTCTCCCCGAGCGAGTGGCTCGTCTCTTTCTGCAGCAGATAG cctgTGCGCTGAAGTTCCTCCATGAGAAGAACATCTCTCATCTGGATCTGAAGCCCCAGAACATCCTGCTGAGTGGCAACGTGCTGAAGCTCGCAG attTCGGCTTCGCTCAGTACATGTCTCCGTGGGACGAGCAGAGCTCTCTGAGAGGTTCTCCACTCTACATGGCCCCGGAGATCGTGTGCCGTCGGCAATATGACGCCAGGGTGGACCTCTGGTCCGTAGGGGTCATCCTCTTTG AGACGTTATTCGGGCGCGCACCGTTCGCTTCTCGCTCTTACGCTGAACTGGAGGACAAAATCCGCAGTGATAAACCCATCGAG CTGCCAGCCGGTGCCAGAGTATCCCGAGACTGCCGGGATTTGTTGCTCAGGCTGCTGGAGAGAGATCCAGACTCCCGCATCTCATTCGACGAGTTCTTTCTGCACCCGTTTGTGGACCTGGAACACATGCCCAGTGCTGAGAGTCTAGACAAGGCA AAGGAGCTGGTCCTGCGGGCGGTGCAGAAGGACCAGGAGGGGGAGAAGGCTGCCGCTCTGTCTTTCTACTGCAACGCACTCGAGCACTTTGTGCCTGCTATACACT ACgaaacagacaggcagagaaAAGAGGCTCTGAGACAAAAG GTCAACCAGTATGTCTCTCGAGCTGAAGAACTCAAAGCTCTGGTGGCTTCTGACAACAAAGCCAGCTTCGAGAATGCCCAGTCAGCCCGTAATATATTAAGAG AAATGTCCCGGGATCATCCACGCTTACTCGCTGCACTGGATTTAGCTGCCACCGCTGTAGCAAAG GAGGCACGAGGGATAGAGGACTACGAAACGCTGGATGTGTATCAGCAGAGTTTGGGAGAGCTGCTGCTGGCTCTAGCTG CCGAGCCTCAAGGCCGCAGGAGGGAGCTGCTCCATGGCGAG
- the tars3 gene encoding threonine--tRNA ligase 1, cytoplasmic yields MAERMAARLAAQERQIEALSEEISRLRDALGGGGCFNAELARGGAELEDLRSENEKLRYRHAHLQRALRAELELEKQQGQAGARTGREKKTNALESETPKVNAPQKTHQRTEPAKPPEVQNTTEKSKKKEKPKVQGGGSGELNPWPGYISERLELYERLKKESDANLAKQAANSKPISVQLPDGQKVESRSWVTTPYQLACGISQGLADNCVIARVDDELWDLDRPLEKDCSLELLRFDNEDAQAVYWHSSAHILGEAMERFYGGCLCYGPPIENGFYYDMFLDGQKGVSSTEFGDLETLCKGIMKDKQPFERLEISKKTLLAMFKYNKFKCRILNEKVTTPTTTVYRCGPLIDLCRGPHVRHTGKIKALKVYKNSSTYWEGRSDMETLQRIYGISFPDSKMLKEWERFQEEAKNRDHRKIGKDQELFFFHDLSPGSCFFLPRGAYVYNTLTEFIREEYWRRGFQEVASPNIYNSKLWETSGHWQHYSENMFSFPVEQDIFALKPMNCPGHCLMFSHRPRSWRELPLRLADFGVLHRNELSGTLTGLTRVRRFQQDDAHIFCTMEQIESEMKGCLDFLRCVYDVFGFSFQLHLSTRPEKYLGDIAVWDQAEKQLENSLNEFGEPWKLNPGDGAFYGPKIDIKIKDAIGRYHQCATIQLDFQLPIRFNLTFIGKDGDDKARPVIIHRAILGSVERMIAILTENYAGKWPLWLSPRQVMVVPVNPSLEEYATRVSKQFAEAGFMADADLDSGCLLNKKIRNAQLAQYNFILVVGEKEKMTNSVNVRTRDNKVHGELTVPEVLARLSLLKQSRCRNAEEVF; encoded by the exons ATGGCGGAGCGCATGGCCGCACGTTTGGCCGCGCAGGAACGGCAGATCGAGGCGCTCAGCGAGGAGATCAGCCGGCTCCGGGATGCGCTCGGTGGCGGCGGTTGCTTTAACGCTGAGCTCGCTCGCGGCGGTGCCGAGCTCGAGGACCTGCGGAGCGAGAACGAGAAGCTCCGCTACCGGCACGCGCACCTACAGCGCGCGCTCCGGGCCGAGCTCGAGCTCGAGAAGCAGCAGGGCCAGGCCGGCGCGCGCACAGGCCGCGAGAAAAAGACCAACGCGTTGGAGAGCGAAACGCCAAAAGTAAATGCACCCCAGAAG ACACACCAGCGTACTGAACCGGCGAAGCCTCCAGAGGTCCAGAACACAACAGAGAAGAGCAAGAAGAAGGAGAAACCCAAAGTACAGGGAGGAGGATCAGGAGAG CTGAACCCATGGCCTGGTTACATATCTGAGCGCTTGGAGCTCTATGAGAGACTGAAGAAGGAGAGCGATGCTAATCTGGCCAAGCAGGCAGCAAACAGCAAACCTATCTCCGTCCAGCTGCCTGATGGACAGAAAGTGGAGTCTCGATCCTGGGTCACCACTCCTTACCAACTCGCCTGCGGTATCAG TCAGGGTCTGGCTGATAACTGCGTGATTGCCCGAGTGGACGACGAGTTGTGGGATTTGGATCGGCCCTTGGAGAAAGACTGCTCTCTGGAACTGCTGCGCTTCGACAATGAAGACGCCCAGGCT GTGTACTGGCACTCCAGCGCCCACATCCTTGGAGAGGCCATGGAGCGCTTTTACGGAGGCTGCCTCTGTTACGGGCCTCCCATCGAGAACGGCTTTTACTACGACATGTTCCTGGACGGCCAGAA AGGAGTTTCGAGCACGGAGTTCGGAGATCTGGAAACACTCTGTAAAGGCATCATGAAGGACAAGCAGCCCTTTGAGAGACTGGAGATTAGCAAGAAGACACTACTGGCGATGTTCAAG TACAACAAGTTTAAATGTCGTATCCTGAATGAAAAAGTCACTACCCCGACCACTACTGTGTACAG ATGTGGTCCTCTCATCGACCTGTGCCGAGGCCCTCACGTACGGCATACAGGAAAGATCAAAGCACTGAAGGTCTATAAG AACTCGTCCACGTACTGGGAAGGCCGATCAGACATGGAGACGCTCCAGAGGATCTACGGGATATCCTTTCCCGACTCTAAGATGCTGAAGGAGTGGGAGCGCTTTCAGGAAGAGGCCAAGAACCGAGACCATCGGAAAATCGGAAAG GATCAGGAGCTGTTCTTCTTTCATGATCTGAGTCCAGGCAGCTGTTTCTTCCTCCCACGTGGAGCCTACGTTTACAACACTCTCACCGAGTTCATCAGG GAGGAGTACTGGAGGAGAGGTTTCCAGGAAGTGGCGTCTCCAAACATCTACAACAGCAAGCTGTGGGAGACGTCGGGTCACTGGCAGCACTACAGCGAGAACATGTTCTCCTTCCCCGTGGAACAGGACATCTTCGCCCTCAAGCCCATGAACTGCCCTGGCCACTG tctgATGTTCTCTCACCGGCCGCGCTCATGGAGGGAGCTTCCCCTCAGACTGGCGGATTTTGGTGTCCTGCACCGTAACGAACTCTCAGGGACTCTGACGGGACTCACCCGCGTTCGCCGTTTCCAGCAGGACGACGCTCACATCTTCTGCACTATGGAACAG ATTGAGTCAGAGATGAAGGGCTGCCTGGACTTCCTACGCTGTGTCTACGACGTCTTCGGGTTTTCCTTCCAGCTGCATCTGTCCACGCGGCCGGAGAAGTACCTCGGGGACATCGCCGTGTGGGACCAGGCTGAGAAG CAACTTGAGAACAGTCTGAATGAGTTCGGAGAACCATGGAAGCTAAACCCAGGCGATGGAGCTTTTTATGGGCCAAAA atTGATATCAAGATTAAAGATGCTATCGGGCGTTATCACCAATGTGCCACCATCCAGCTGGACTTCCAGCTGCCTATTCGCTTTAACTTAACTTTCATAGG GAAGGATGGGGATGACAAAGCCAGGCCTGTGATTATCCACCGCGCTATCCTGGGCTCGGTAGAGAGAATGATCGCCATTCTCACAGAAAACTATGCTGGAAAATG GCCGCTCTGGTTATCTCCTCGCCAGGTTATGGTAGTGCCTGTTAATCCGTCCCTTGAAGAATATGCTACTCGG gtgagcaagcagtttgcaGAGGCGGGCTTCATGGCTGATGCAGACCTGGACTCGGGCTGCCTTCTGAACAAGAAGATCCGCAATGCTCAGCTGGCCCAGTACAACTTCATTTTGG TTGTCGGTGAGAAGGAGAAGATGACTAACAGCGTCAACGTGCGCACGAGGGACAACAAGGTCCACGGCGAGCTGACCGTGCCCGAGGTTCTGGCTCGGCTCTCTCTGCTCAAACAGTCGCGCTGCAGGAACGCCGAGGAggtcttctaa